TGCAGAAAAAGCATTGGCAGCCGGCGCAAAATATGCGCTAATTGATGAACCGGAATTTGCCGTAAATGCACAAACCCTTCTGGTGCCGAATGCCTTGGAAGCCTTGCAACAACTGGGATTGCACCATCGCCGGCAATTGAACATTCCGGTGCTGGCCATAACTGGTAGCAATGGTAAAACCACTACCAAAGAATTGGTACATGCAGTGCTGGCCACGCAGTACAAAACCTACACCACCAAAGGAAACCTGAACAATCATATTGGTGTGCCGCTTACCCTGCTCAGCATACTGCCAGATGCAGAGATGGCCGTCATTGAAATGGGCGCCAATCACCAAAAAGAAATTGCAGCTTATTGCAGTTATACCGAACCCACACATGGACTCATTACCAATTGTGGCAAGGCTCATCTCGAAGGATTTGGCGGCGTAGAAGGTGTACGCAAAGGCAAGGGCGAATTGTTTGATTGGTTACGCAGCAGCAATGGTGTCGCATTCATTTGCGATGACTTTGACTATTTCCATGGCATGAGCCAAGGGCTCCATGAAATTCACTGGTATGGAACGAACAATGGCGAAGTGATAGGTAAGGTTTTAGCCAGTGAACCGTTCCTGCAAGTGTCTGTTGAAAGAGGGATGAACACTTCCATCATCAATTCACAACTGGTAGGTGCCTACAATGTGTACAACGTATTGGTGGCTGCTACAGTAGGTAAATATTTCGGCATCAGCGATGCAAACATTGTACATGCCATTGAAGGGTACACGCCTACCAACAGCCGTAGCCAGCTCATGCAAAAAAATGGCAACCACATTATTCTGGATGCCTACAATGCCAACCCCACCAGCATGGCAGCTGCCATTGATAACTTTGCCAAACTGCAAGCCCCAAATAAAATATTGTTTTTGGGAGGTATGATGGAGTTGGGCGAAGAAAGCACGCAGGAACATGCACAACTGATTGCTTTGATACAGCAGCATCAATGGAAGGACGTGATACTGGTGGGTGGCGACTTTGCCAATCTG
The Phnomibacter ginsenosidimutans genome window above contains:
- a CDS encoding UDP-N-acetylmuramoyl-tripeptide--D-alanyl-D-alanine ligase; the protein is MTSIPQLYEAYLQCNGVTTDTRNILPGQLFVALKGPNFNGNAFAEKALAAGAKYALIDEPEFAVNAQTLLVPNALEALQQLGLHHRRQLNIPVLAITGSNGKTTTKELVHAVLATQYKTYTTKGNLNNHIGVPLTLLSILPDAEMAVIEMGANHQKEIAAYCSYTEPTHGLITNCGKAHLEGFGGVEGVRKGKGELFDWLRSSNGVAFICDDFDYFHGMSQGLHEIHWYGTNNGEVIGKVLASEPFLQVSVERGMNTSIINSQLVGAYNVYNVLVAATVGKYFGISDANIVHAIEGYTPTNSRSQLMQKNGNHIILDAYNANPTSMAAAIDNFAKLQAPNKILFLGGMMELGEESTQEHAQLIALIQQHQWKDVILVGGDFANLPHPFRYFNNSEEAASWWNAQQSAGNYLLVKGSRSMQMEKIVA